A genome region from Variovorax paradoxus includes the following:
- a CDS encoding PPC domain-containing DNA-binding protein — MQTLVLRLNPGDDLRASLDLAMEQDGTGAAFVLSGIGSLRGASIRFAGAESPSRIEGDLEILTLAGSLSPDGSHIHIGVSDAQGKVCGGHAAPGCTVRTTAEILVAVLPDWQFARAHDPLTGYAELAPHDLRRKT; from the coding sequence ATGCAGACCCTGGTGCTGCGGCTGAACCCGGGCGACGACCTGCGCGCGTCGCTCGACCTCGCCATGGAGCAAGACGGCACCGGGGCCGCCTTCGTGCTGTCGGGCATCGGCAGCCTGCGCGGCGCGAGCATCCGGTTCGCGGGTGCGGAAAGCCCGTCGCGCATCGAAGGCGACCTGGAGATCCTCACACTGGCCGGCAGCCTGTCGCCCGACGGCTCGCACATCCACATCGGCGTATCGGACGCGCAAGGCAAGGTCTGCGGCGGACACGCAGCACCGGGCTGCACGGTTCGCACCACGGCGGAGATCCTGGTCGCGGTGCTGCCCGACTGGCAGTTCGCGCGCGCGCACGATCCGCTCACAGGCTATGCCGAACTCGCGCCGCACGACTTGCGGCGCAAGACCTGA
- a CDS encoding HAD family hydrolase: MTPQPPASTVFLIDVDNTLLDNDAVIADLRTHLEENFGADSAARYWSAFEQLRNELGYVDYLGALQRYRAAESHSGMSDSRLLLMSGFLIDYPFADRLYPGALEALKHLRRHGPTVILSDGDVVFQPRKVQRSGLWDATEGRVLIYVHKEQMLDTIAQCHPAAHYVMIDDKLRILSAMKAIWGPRLTTVFVRQGHYALDAQAIAAYAPADITIERIGDLINLDFPPT, from the coding sequence ATGACACCACAGCCACCCGCTTCCACCGTTTTCCTGATCGACGTCGACAACACGTTGCTGGACAACGACGCGGTCATCGCCGACCTCCGCACCCATCTCGAGGAAAACTTCGGCGCCGACAGTGCCGCCCGCTATTGGAGCGCCTTCGAGCAGTTGCGCAACGAGCTCGGCTACGTCGACTACCTCGGCGCCCTTCAGCGCTACCGCGCCGCGGAGAGCCACAGCGGCATGAGCGATTCGCGCCTGCTGCTGATGTCCGGCTTCCTCATCGACTACCCCTTCGCCGACCGGCTCTACCCGGGCGCGCTGGAGGCGCTGAAGCACCTGCGTCGCCATGGACCCACGGTGATCCTGTCGGACGGCGACGTGGTGTTCCAGCCGCGCAAGGTGCAGCGCTCGGGCCTGTGGGACGCCACCGAAGGACGCGTGCTGATCTACGTGCACAAGGAGCAGATGCTCGACACCATCGCGCAATGCCACCCTGCCGCGCACTACGTGATGATCGACGACAAGCTGCGCATACTCTCGGCCATGAAGGCCATCTGGGGACCGCGCCTGACCACGGTCTTCGTGCGGCAGGGGCATTACGCGCTGGACGCGCAGGCCATTGCCGCCTACGCCCCGGCCGACATCACCATCGAACGCATCGGCGACCTGATCAACCTCGACTTTCCACCGACATGA
- the pgm gene encoding phosphoglucomutase (alpha-D-glucose-1,6-bisphosphate-dependent), with protein MSQATSSLAAKPGQPAPIDLLVDVPRLISAYYTGRPDPAVASQRVAFGTSGHRGSSFDDAFNEWHVLAISQAICDHRRQKGIDGPLFLGIDTHALSTPAFASAVEVLAANGVELMISKDDEYTPTPAVSHAILVYNRGRTTGLADGIVITPSHNPPESGGFKYNPPNGGPAGTDITSAVEAAANRMLANGLEGVKRMPLAQALRASTTHRHDYLNTYVEDLAQVLDMDAIRGVDIDLGVDPLGGAGVRYWPAIAERYKLSRLNVLSREVDPTFRFMSLDWDGRIRMDPSSPDAMHKLIELKDRFSIAFACDTDHDRHGIVAGSSGLMQPNSYLAVMIDYLYTHRPQWPAQAAVGKTVVSSQMIDRVTARLGRRLYEVPVGFKWFVDGLVDASLAFGGEESAGATFLRKDGAVWTTDKDGIVPALLSAEIAARTGRDPGERYAALTQALGQPVSDRVDAAATVEQKKRLASLSPEQIRSTELAGDRIVQVLSHAPGNGAAIGGVKVVTEHGWFAARPSGTENIYKVYGESFKGKEHLARILEEAQHVVDGALSGS; from the coding sequence ATGAGCCAAGCCACTTCCTCCCTCGCGGCCAAGCCCGGCCAACCTGCACCGATCGACCTGCTGGTCGACGTGCCCAGGCTGATCTCGGCCTACTACACAGGACGGCCCGACCCGGCCGTGGCGAGCCAGCGCGTGGCCTTCGGCACCTCGGGACACCGCGGCTCGTCGTTCGACGACGCGTTCAACGAATGGCATGTGCTGGCGATCAGTCAGGCCATTTGCGACCACCGCCGGCAGAAAGGCATCGACGGTCCGCTGTTCCTGGGCATCGACACGCACGCGCTGTCGACGCCGGCCTTCGCCAGCGCCGTGGAAGTGCTCGCGGCCAATGGCGTCGAGCTGATGATTTCGAAGGACGACGAGTACACGCCCACGCCGGCCGTGTCGCACGCGATCCTGGTCTACAACCGCGGCCGCACGACCGGGCTGGCCGACGGCATCGTCATCACCCCCTCGCACAACCCGCCCGAGAGCGGCGGCTTCAAGTACAACCCGCCCAACGGCGGACCGGCGGGCACAGACATCACTTCGGCCGTCGAGGCCGCGGCCAACCGGATGCTGGCGAACGGTCTCGAGGGCGTGAAGCGCATGCCGCTCGCGCAGGCCCTGCGTGCCTCGACCACGCACCGGCACGACTACCTGAACACCTACGTCGAAGACCTGGCACAGGTGCTCGACATGGACGCCATCCGGGGCGTGGACATCGACCTGGGTGTCGATCCGCTGGGCGGCGCGGGCGTGCGCTACTGGCCGGCAATTGCCGAGCGATACAAGCTCTCGCGGCTGAACGTGCTGAGCCGCGAGGTCGACCCGACCTTCCGCTTCATGTCGCTCGACTGGGACGGCCGCATCCGCATGGACCCGTCCTCGCCCGACGCGATGCACAAGCTGATCGAGCTCAAGGACCGCTTCAGCATCGCCTTTGCCTGCGACACCGACCACGACCGCCACGGCATCGTCGCGGGCAGCAGCGGCCTGATGCAGCCCAACAGCTACCTCGCCGTGATGATCGACTACCTCTACACGCACCGCCCGCAGTGGCCCGCGCAGGCGGCGGTCGGCAAGACGGTGGTGAGCAGCCAGATGATCGACCGCGTCACTGCGCGGCTCGGACGCAGGCTGTACGAAGTGCCGGTCGGCTTCAAGTGGTTCGTCGACGGCCTGGTCGATGCGTCGCTGGCCTTCGGCGGCGAGGAAAGTGCGGGCGCGACCTTCCTGCGCAAGGACGGCGCGGTATGGACCACCGACAAGGACGGCATCGTGCCGGCGCTGCTGTCGGCAGAAATCGCGGCTCGCACCGGCCGCGACCCGGGCGAGCGCTACGCCGCGCTGACCCAGGCGCTGGGCCAGCCGGTGTCCGACCGGGTCGACGCGGCGGCCACGGTCGAGCAGAAGAAGCGGCTGGCCAGCCTGTCGCCGGAGCAGATCCGATCGACCGAACTGGCGGGCGACAGGATCGTCCAGGTGCTGAGCCATGCACCGGGCAACGGCGCGGCCATCGGTGGCGTGAAGGTCGTGACCGAGCACGGCTGGTTCGCGGCGCGCCCCTCGGGCACGGAGAACATCTACAAGGTCTACGGCGAGAGCTTCAAGGGCAAGGAGCACCTGGCGCGCATCCTCGAAGAAGCCCAGCACGTGGTCGACGGAGCGCTCTCCGGCTCCTGA
- a CDS encoding homoserine dehydrogenase, protein MYRDPVESLEPLHSRPAVNRTLRVGMIGIGTVGSGTFKVLARNRAEIAARAGRPIELVIVAARNLARAAGVVGDSVVLTADAMQVATHPDVDVVVEVAGGTGAARDWVLAAIAHGKHVVTANKALLAVHGTEIFAAAREKGVAVAYEGAVAVSIPIIKALREGLAANRIEWVAGIINGTTNFILSKMRDEGLDFAAALAQAQALGYAEADPSFDIEGIDAAHKLSLLAANAFGMPLRFADAQVEGITALAGLDVACAEQLGYRIKLLGVARRQATGVELRVQPALVPAGHLLAHVNGSMNAVMVKSDAAGLTMYYGAGAGSEQTASAVIADLVDVARLDGVDAARHVPHLGVHAHATNALPVLPRAAVHTSHYLRVPVAAASHIQAVTACLAEQRVPVLQVALAEEKPGVGAQVLVLTGPVAQGTLDLAVHALQSRAEVAGAVVTLRVEPLEG, encoded by the coding sequence ATGTACCGTGATCCCGTTGAATCCCTCGAGCCCCTGCACAGCCGCCCTGCGGTGAACCGTACCCTGCGCGTGGGAATGATCGGTATCGGCACCGTCGGCTCCGGCACCTTCAAGGTGCTGGCGCGCAACCGTGCCGAGATCGCGGCCCGCGCGGGGCGTCCGATCGAACTGGTGATCGTGGCGGCGCGCAACCTGGCGCGTGCTGCAGGCGTCGTGGGAGACAGCGTCGTGCTGACCGCCGACGCCATGCAGGTGGCCACGCATCCCGATGTCGATGTGGTGGTCGAAGTGGCCGGCGGCACCGGGGCTGCGCGCGACTGGGTGCTGGCGGCCATCGCGCACGGCAAGCATGTGGTCACGGCCAACAAGGCGCTGCTGGCGGTGCATGGCACCGAAATCTTTGCCGCCGCGCGGGAAAAAGGCGTGGCGGTGGCCTACGAAGGCGCCGTGGCCGTGAGCATCCCGATCATCAAGGCGCTGCGCGAAGGGCTGGCGGCCAACCGCATCGAGTGGGTGGCCGGCATCATCAACGGCACCACCAATTTCATCCTCAGCAAGATGCGCGACGAGGGCCTCGACTTCGCCGCCGCGCTGGCCCAGGCCCAGGCGCTGGGCTACGCCGAGGCCGACCCGAGCTTCGATATCGAAGGCATCGACGCCGCGCACAAGCTCAGCCTGCTCGCAGCCAACGCCTTCGGCATGCCGCTGCGCTTCGCCGACGCGCAGGTCGAAGGCATCACCGCACTGGCGGGCCTCGACGTGGCCTGCGCCGAGCAACTCGGCTACCGCATCAAGCTGCTGGGCGTGGCGCGCCGGCAAGCAACGGGCGTGGAACTGCGCGTGCAGCCCGCGCTGGTGCCGGCCGGCCACCTGCTCGCACACGTGAACGGCTCGATGAATGCCGTCATGGTCAAGAGCGACGCCGCGGGTCTGACGATGTACTACGGCGCTGGCGCCGGCTCGGAACAGACCGCGTCCGCCGTGATCGCCGACCTGGTCGACGTGGCGCGCCTGGACGGCGTCGATGCCGCACGCCATGTGCCGCACCTGGGCGTCCATGCGCATGCGACGAATGCGCTGCCGGTGCTTCCACGCGCGGCGGTGCACACATCGCACTACCTGCGCGTGCCGGTCGCTGCCGCCAGCCACATTCAGGCGGTGACCGCGTGCCTTGCGGAGCAGCGCGTGCCGGTGCTGCAGGTCGCGCTCGCGGAAGAAAAACCCGGCGTGGGCGCACAGGTGCTCGTGCTGACCGGGCCGGTGGCGCAGGGCACGCTCGACCTGGCGGTGCACGCACTGCAGTCGCGCGCCGAGGTCGCCGGCGCGGTGGTCACGCTGCGCGTGGAGCCGCTGGAAGGCTGA